The Gemmatimonadaceae bacterium DNA segment TGTCAACACGAACCTGGACATCGGCTTCGACATCGCCGGTGTCAGCGGCGACGCGTTCGTCACGCTCACCACGGGCGCGGGAGCCGGTGGCACGGGCTCCACGCTCTACGTGATCAACCCGTCGACCGGTGCGCTCTTCGTGATCGGCAACGTTGGCTCTGCTGCTCCGGTGCGCGGGATCGCCATCGCACCTTGAGGCAGCCCGCCCCAGCGCCGGCGATCACCGTCAGGCGCGGGGCGCAGCCGGCGCGGCGGGGACGCACATCACGAATGCATGATATCGGCGCTCGCCCTGGCGAGGTTCCACCACCGTGGCGGCGCGCGCTTCGGCTTCCGTGTTCAGGACCGCACCCTCGTAGACGTTGAAGAGGCAATCCACGGCGGCATGTCGGAAGCGCAGGCTCGCCTCGTTTGGGGCATCGATCGGGTCCGGGGTGCGCGTCCAGCCAGCGGCCCGAAGTCGCTGGTAGAAGTCCTCGGCGGCTCTTCGAATGCCGACCGCGGTTGCCCCGGCGGCCGTCACGCGACAGCCCGGTGTGCGCTGTCTGGTGCGCCAGTCGTCGATGGTATCGCGCTCGACCACGGCCACCATGCCGGAGCGCTCGACGAAACGCCGGGCCTCGGCGCAGAGCGGCTGGGGCTGGAGCGCGAAGACAAGCAGG contains these protein-coding regions:
- a CDS encoding DUF4394 domain-containing protein — its product is MLFAIDAARDVLVTLANPNDGQLSTVGPLGVNTNLDIGFDIAGVSGDAFVTLTTGAGAGGTGSTLYVINPSTGALFVIGNVGSAAPVRGIAIAP